One region of Flavobacterium sp. KACC 22763 genomic DNA includes:
- a CDS encoding LacI family DNA-binding transcriptional regulator produces MEENKYVTIYDIAERLNLATSTISRALKDHHTISDKTIKKVKKTAEEMGFVPNTLAAGLRGNKTRTIGVLIPTVTQPFLSSLISGIEIAAQKSDYTVIIMQSHDSYEEEVNMAKSLYSNRVSGVICSLAMETSDTAHFHQFSNNNIPLVFVDRVPKGYNTFRVVIDNYTAGYKATKHLIEQGCIRIAHFSAGSELGNLYNERKRGYIEALKDHNIEVDEELIINLNSVTYEDGVKGSNALFDLKPIPDGLFAPGDILAVSAVQTAKKRGIRVPEEFKVIGFNNDPISQIIDPNISTITHPAEKMGKAAAEIIIKNLKSSKNDDAKEITFLNTEVLARESTQK; encoded by the coding sequence ATGGAAGAAAATAAATATGTAACGATTTATGATATTGCTGAGAGGCTTAATCTGGCAACATCTACTATTTCACGAGCTTTAAAAGATCATCACACGATAAGTGATAAGACGATTAAAAAAGTGAAAAAAACCGCTGAAGAAATGGGTTTTGTCCCGAATACTTTAGCAGCAGGTTTGCGTGGGAACAAAACCAGAACCATTGGCGTTTTGATTCCTACCGTTACACAGCCCTTTTTATCTTCTCTGATTAGCGGAATCGAAATCGCGGCTCAAAAATCGGATTATACCGTAATTATTATGCAGTCGCACGACTCATATGAAGAAGAGGTAAATATGGCCAAATCTTTATATAGCAATCGCGTAAGCGGCGTAATTTGTTCTCTGGCAATGGAAACAAGCGATACAGCTCATTTCCATCAGTTTTCAAATAATAATATTCCGTTGGTTTTTGTGGATAGAGTTCCAAAAGGATATAATACTTTTAGAGTTGTAATTGACAATTATACAGCAGGCTACAAAGCAACCAAACATCTTATTGAACAAGGCTGCATCCGTATTGCCCATTTTTCTGCTGGTTCAGAATTGGGAAACTTGTATAATGAAAGGAAAAGAGGTTATATTGAAGCCTTAAAAGATCATAATATCGAAGTGGACGAAGAATTAATCATCAACTTGAATTCGGTTACATATGAAGACGGGGTAAAGGGCAGCAACGCTTTATTTGATTTAAAGCCAATTCCGGACGGATTGTTTGCACCAGGAGATATTTTGGCTGTAAGCGCAGTTCAAACTGCAAAAAAACGCGGAATCAGAGTCCCTGAAGAGTTTAAAGTAATTGGTTTTAATAATGATCCAATTTCGCAGATTATTGATCCAAATATATCGACTATTACGCATCCTGCAGAAAAAATGGGAAAAGCAGCGGCTGAAATTATCATTAAGAATTTGAAATCGTCTAAAAATGACGATGCGAAAGAAATCACTTTTTTAAATACAGAAGTACTCGCGAGAGAATCTACTCAAAAGTAA
- a CDS encoding glycoside hydrolase family 3 C-terminal domain-containing protein: MKTKKIKYQILILLSLWCTAQNKDSKFPFQNTDLTFEERVENLVGQLTLEEKVAQMLNAAPAIPRLGIPAYDWWNETLHGVARTPFKTTVFPQAIAMAATFDKNSLFKMADYSALEGRAIYNKAVELNRTNERYLGLTYWTPNINIFRDPRWGRGQETYGEDPYLTAILGDAFVKGLQGDDPKYLKAAACAKHYAVHSGPESLRHTFDVDVTPYELWDTYLPAFKKLITSSKVAGVMCAYNAFRTQPCCASDILMNDILRNEWKFTGYVTSDCWAIDDFFKNHKTHSDAASASADAVLHGTDIDCGTDAYKSLVQAVKNGQITEKQIDASVKRLFLIRFRLGMFDPVSMVKYAQTPNSVLESDEHKEHALKMARQSIVLLKNERNTLPLSKKLKKIVVLGPNADNSISILGNYNGTPSKLTTVLQGIKEKVSPETEVVYEKATNFTNDTLLVYKDLKSRYSYEGKQGFKAEYYNNNTLSGAPETTRTESEINNFWQEGEMVAQNIKANHFSARYTTNFKADEDGSITFEVAADDGYRFIIDGKEVIDAWKKNRWGAKTYKLQTKKDSVYKLVLEYWQGEGKAEVALQTGNFIKTDFANLIGRHKNADAFIFAGGISPQLEGEEMPVDAPGFNGGDRTSILLPEVQTKLLKMLQSSGKPVIFLMMTGSAIAVPWEAENIPAILNIWYGGQSAGTASADVIFGDYNPAGRLPVTFYKDDSDLSSFVDYKMDNKTYRYFKGTPLYGFGYGLSYTEFKYSAVKAPAKIKKGQPATISVKITNAGKMEGEEVAQLYLINPNASIKSPLKSLKGFERFNLKPGQSTVVNFALSPEDLSYVTENGSLKAYEGKIQIAVGGSQPDEKNRTKGNIITQTLEIEK; encoded by the coding sequence ATGAAAACAAAAAAAATAAAATATCAGATCCTGATATTACTCTCTCTTTGGTGCACTGCACAGAATAAAGATTCCAAATTTCCTTTTCAAAATACTGATCTCACTTTTGAAGAACGAGTAGAAAACTTAGTGGGGCAATTAACATTAGAAGAAAAAGTGGCACAAATGCTAAATGCGGCACCTGCTATACCGCGACTGGGAATTCCTGCTTATGACTGGTGGAACGAAACGCTTCATGGGGTCGCTAGAACTCCTTTTAAAACAACCGTTTTCCCGCAGGCGATTGCAATGGCCGCTACTTTCGATAAAAACTCGCTTTTCAAAATGGCCGATTATTCTGCTCTAGAAGGCAGAGCCATTTACAATAAGGCTGTTGAACTTAACAGAACCAACGAACGTTATTTAGGGCTTACTTACTGGACCCCAAATATTAATATTTTTAGAGATCCCAGATGGGGACGCGGACAGGAAACTTATGGAGAAGATCCTTATCTGACAGCTATTTTAGGCGATGCATTTGTCAAAGGCCTTCAAGGAGATGATCCTAAATATCTTAAAGCTGCAGCCTGTGCAAAACACTATGCTGTACACAGCGGGCCAGAATCTCTACGCCACACTTTTGATGTGGATGTAACTCCATATGAACTTTGGGACACGTATCTGCCCGCTTTCAAAAAATTAATCACCAGCTCTAAAGTTGCAGGGGTTATGTGCGCTTACAATGCCTTTAGAACCCAGCCATGCTGCGCCAGTGATATCCTAATGAATGACATTCTAAGAAATGAATGGAAATTTACCGGTTATGTCACATCTGACTGCTGGGCTATTGATGATTTTTTCAAAAACCATAAAACACATTCTGATGCCGCATCTGCTTCAGCCGATGCAGTGCTCCATGGAACAGATATTGACTGCGGAACAGATGCTTATAAATCACTTGTTCAAGCTGTTAAAAACGGACAAATCACCGAAAAACAGATTGATGCTTCTGTAAAACGTCTTTTTTTGATCCGTTTTAGGCTGGGCATGTTTGATCCTGTCTCAATGGTTAAATATGCACAGACTCCAAATTCAGTTCTAGAATCAGATGAGCATAAGGAGCATGCTCTAAAAATGGCCAGACAATCTATAGTACTTCTTAAAAACGAAAGAAATACGCTTCCATTAAGCAAAAAACTTAAAAAGATTGTTGTTTTAGGTCCAAATGCAGATAATTCAATTTCCATACTTGGAAATTACAACGGAACTCCATCAAAACTAACAACAGTTTTGCAAGGCATTAAAGAGAAAGTCAGCCCTGAAACTGAAGTGGTTTATGAAAAAGCCACCAACTTTACAAATGATACATTACTGGTTTACAAAGATCTAAAGAGCCGTTATTCTTATGAAGGAAAACAAGGCTTTAAAGCTGAGTATTATAATAACAATACCTTATCTGGCGCACCTGAAACTACGAGAACTGAATCTGAAATAAATAATTTCTGGCAGGAAGGAGAAATGGTTGCCCAAAACATCAAAGCAAATCATTTTTCGGCACGCTATACTACCAATTTTAAAGCAGATGAGGATGGTTCAATTACTTTTGAAGTGGCCGCAGATGACGGTTACAGGTTTATTATTGACGGTAAAGAAGTTATAGATGCCTGGAAAAAAAACCGATGGGGAGCAAAAACATACAAACTGCAAACCAAAAAAGATTCTGTTTATAAACTAGTGTTGGAATATTGGCAAGGTGAAGGAAAAGCTGAAGTGGCTCTGCAAACCGGGAATTTTATAAAAACAGATTTTGCGAATTTAATTGGGCGCCATAAAAATGCAGATGCCTTTATTTTTGCAGGAGGCATTTCTCCTCAACTTGAAGGAGAAGAAATGCCTGTTGATGCACCCGGATTTAATGGTGGAGACCGTACTTCCATCCTACTTCCAGAAGTGCAGACAAAACTTCTAAAAATGCTTCAATCTTCTGGAAAACCCGTAATTTTTCTCATGATGACCGGCAGCGCAATAGCTGTGCCTTGGGAAGCAGAAAACATTCCGGCTATCCTAAACATATGGTATGGCGGACAATCTGCAGGAACGGCCTCTGCCGATGTCATTTTTGGAGACTATAATCCTGCTGGAAGACTTCCGGTAACCTTTTACAAAGACGATTCCGATTTGTCTTCTTTTGTTGATTATAAAATGGACAATAAAACATATCGTTACTTTAAAGGCACTCCTTTATACGGATTTGGCTATGGTTTAAGCTATACTGAATTCAAATACAGCGCAGTAAAAGCTCCTGCAAAAATAAAAAAGGGCCAGCCAGCCACTATTTCTGTTAAAATAACCAATGCCGGAAAAATGGAAGGAGAAGAAGTTGCGCAACTGTATTTAATTAATCCAAATGCATCCATAAAATCTCCTTTAAAAAGCCTCAAAGGATTTGAAAGGTTCAACTTGAAACCTGGCCAAAGTACCGTTGTCAATTTTGCTCTTTCTCCTGAAGATCTTTCTTATGTGACAGAAAACGGAAGCTTAAAAGCATATGAAGGCAAAATTCAAATTGCAGTTGGAGGTTCACAGCCAGATGAAAAAAATCGAACAAAAGGCAATATTATAACTCAAACTTTAGAAATAGAAAAATAA
- a CDS encoding transketolase family protein encodes MDKTIDQLSADNIRALAISMVEKANSGHPGGSMGGADFMHILYSEYLKYDPTEMNWICRDRFFMDAGHLSALMYAQYYLLGNYEKTDLENFRQWGSVTPGHPEIDVKRGIENTSGPLGQGHVMGVGAAIAAKFLSEKFDNLFDHKIYGFITDGGIQEEISQGAGRIAGHLGLNNFIMFYDSNDVQLSSMTDEVTSENTAAKYESWGWKVITIDAHNHTQIRSALNAANAELKRPTLIIGRTIMGKGCVTSEGTLYEGQCELHGKPIGATKADFIKTLENLGADPQDSFAIYSSVEGHYQKVLEQKTKDAAEKKSKILAWESQNPESAKKIQQFFSGELPEMDFSSISQKANAATRDASAEVLGYLAEKIENMIVSSADLSNSDKTDGFLKKTSVMQKDNFSGAFLQAGVAELTMAAIANGMALHGGVIPVVATFFVFSDYMKPAMRLAAIQELPVKYVFTHDSFRVGEDGPTHQPIEQEAQIRLLEKIKNHSGRQSFLALRPADAAETSVAWQMAVENKTTPTALILSRQNIKDLPYKDPKFAAASQAKKGGYLIKENQNPDLTLIGNGSEVATLLEAASELEKTKQLKINVASIISEGIFRSQPKEYQESIIPKDGLVFGLTAGLPINLESLVGSRGIVYGLDHFGYSAPASVLDQKFGFTAENISNEIVKYLGIAH; translated from the coding sequence ATGGACAAGACAATAGACCAATTATCAGCAGATAATATTAGAGCTTTAGCAATATCAATGGTTGAAAAAGCAAATTCCGGACATCCTGGAGGATCAATGGGAGGAGCAGATTTTATGCACATTTTATATTCTGAATATTTGAAATATGATCCAACTGAAATGAACTGGATTTGCAGAGATCGTTTTTTTATGGACGCTGGGCATTTATCTGCATTAATGTACGCCCAATACTATCTTTTGGGAAATTATGAAAAAACAGATCTTGAAAATTTCAGACAATGGGGTTCTGTAACGCCTGGCCATCCAGAAATTGATGTAAAGAGAGGTATTGAAAACACATCCGGTCCATTGGGACAAGGGCATGTTATGGGTGTTGGAGCTGCCATTGCCGCTAAATTCCTATCTGAAAAATTCGATAATTTATTTGATCACAAAATATATGGTTTTATAACAGACGGAGGCATTCAGGAAGAAATTTCGCAGGGAGCAGGAAGGATTGCAGGACATTTGGGATTAAACAATTTTATCATGTTTTATGATTCCAATGATGTGCAATTATCATCCATGACCGACGAAGTAACGAGTGAAAATACAGCCGCAAAATATGAATCTTGGGGATGGAAGGTCATAACTATTGATGCTCACAATCATACCCAGATACGTTCTGCGTTAAACGCAGCAAATGCCGAATTAAAAAGGCCTACGCTTATTATTGGAAGGACAATTATGGGAAAAGGCTGCGTAACTTCTGAGGGCACATTATACGAAGGGCAATGTGAACTTCATGGCAAACCTATCGGGGCAACAAAAGCAGACTTTATAAAGACACTTGAAAACTTGGGCGCTGATCCACAAGATTCTTTTGCCATTTACAGCAGCGTTGAAGGCCATTATCAAAAAGTTTTAGAACAAAAAACTAAGGATGCTGCAGAAAAGAAATCAAAAATTTTGGCGTGGGAAAGCCAAAATCCTGAATCTGCTAAAAAAATCCAGCAGTTCTTCAGCGGAGAACTTCCTGAAATGGACTTCAGTTCTATATCTCAAAAAGCTAATGCGGCAACACGCGATGCTTCTGCGGAGGTTTTAGGCTATTTGGCTGAAAAAATAGAAAACATGATTGTTTCTTCTGCTGATTTGTCTAACAGCGATAAAACGGACGGTTTCTTGAAAAAGACTTCAGTGATGCAGAAAGATAACTTTAGCGGAGCATTTCTTCAAGCAGGCGTCGCCGAACTTACAATGGCCGCAATTGCAAATGGAATGGCTCTGCATGGCGGAGTAATTCCTGTTGTAGCCACTTTCTTTGTTTTTTCTGATTATATGAAACCAGCCATGCGTCTTGCTGCAATTCAGGAGCTTCCTGTAAAATATGTATTCACGCATGATTCGTTTAGAGTTGGAGAAGATGGGCCAACGCATCAGCCGATTGAACAAGAGGCTCAGATCAGGCTTTTAGAAAAAATTAAAAACCATTCTGGCCGTCAAAGCTTTTTGGCACTGCGTCCAGCCGATGCGGCTGAAACTTCGGTAGCTTGGCAAATGGCTGTTGAAAATAAAACAACTCCTACAGCATTAATCCTTTCAAGACAAAACATCAAAGATCTTCCGTACAAGGATCCAAAATTTGCAGCTGCATCACAAGCTAAAAAAGGGGGATATCTAATTAAAGAAAACCAAAATCCAGATCTTACTTTGATCGGAAACGGATCTGAGGTTGCCACTCTTTTAGAAGCAGCCTCTGAATTGGAAAAAACAAAACAGTTAAAGATAAATGTTGCTTCCATTATTTCTGAGGGCATTTTCAGATCTCAACCAAAAGAATATCAAGAAAGCATTATTCCAAAAGACGGATTGGTTTTCGGTCTGACAGCCGGTCTTCCTATTAATCTTGAAAGTTTAGTGGGTTCTCGAGGAATTGTCTATGGTTTAGATCATTTTGGCTACTCAGCTCC